The window AAACATGATCCCAATCGGCTTGATTACAATATGGATTTGCCAGTTATGAGTGAAGACACATCCACACCAGCGTGTAATTAATATTAAAATGAAAACCCTAAGTTAATACCCAGGCCCCTGATACCCGCAAACGGGCCGCTTGCATGGGCGGTAACGCCGCTATTAGTAACGGAAGAACTTTTAACGTAGTTGTGGTTTAATAAAACAAACTTACTGTCAATATCGTCCTTAAGCCCCTGTTTATCACTTGCTGATAAGCCGCTCAAATCTGTATTTCCTATTACATCGCCGCTCATACTGCCGTAATGCAAACCCAGTATATAAACATCTAAGGATACTTTTTGAGCTATAAGCCATTTGGCGCCAATCATTACGCCTCCTCCTATGCCGTTTAAGGTAGTATTCAAAGGCACATTTACTTTATTGCCATTACCATCATTATAAACATATGGATAATCAACTTTCATACTGTTGTACCTGCCATATACCGAAACATAAAATCCACGTGGGCCATCATGTTTGCCGGT is drawn from Mucilaginibacter ginsenosidivorax and contains these coding sequences:
- a CDS encoding DUF3575 domain-containing protein — its product is MKKNLPLFLKIATIIIGIITCFSVSKVSAQSGDYKKNNIRVNLSSLVLHNYSFNYERSVARKITISAGYKFMPDTRIGDVSLINTISDKISHDGDNIDYKNTRTSNQTFTAEARFYTGKHDGPRGFYVSVYGRYNSMKVDYPYVYNDGNGNKVNVPLNTTLNGIGGGVMIGAKWLIAQKVSLDVYILGLHYGSMSGDVIGNTDLSGLSASDKQGLKDDIDSKFVLLNHNYVKSSSVTNSGVTAHASGPFAGIRGLGINLGFSF